Proteins from a genomic interval of Neodiprion lecontei isolate iyNeoLeco1 chromosome 2, iyNeoLeco1.1, whole genome shotgun sequence:
- the LOC107224553 gene encoding USP6 N-terminal-like protein isoform X2, producing MNEEELLKRSAAERDRIFSCYDRGRESGAQIDPWEDPGFEVYHTTDRYGFIHDKRLPQKVDPNEVKLRHVEMERIKKWIKMLRQWESPATVDKLRRRIYKGIPNSLRGQVWIKLLGVQNLKQQHAGKYDEMLQLARQWSTEIRQIDADVARQYRDHINYRERYSITQRSMFYVLAAYSMYNMEVGYCQGMSVLAGLLLLYMNEEDAFWGLSVLLADKKYSMHGFYVDGFPKLNRFIEHHDKIMSKFLPKLKRKLDKCGCDSILYALKWFFVIFQERTPVSLGLRIWDVFLLDGDRILPPMAYSVMKLHKRYLMPMESLDEFCGYLQMKLEKNFGFDDDTVINAMERNMEELKRAKLDYPGPPLPHELPRHPFGIFKEPSFSSKVGRRSEEFSEAQHVMRESVAQRRDVASSEGTRENSTPVDPAGCGGLGGSKFSFDPSMDDGGSPNGSRRSLADTSVTSTADLSMVARGAEAYLHREQLLISQVLTL from the exons ATGAATGAGGAAGAATTATTGAAGCGGTCAGCTGCAGAGCGGGATAGAATTTTCAGCTGCTATGACCGAGGTAGAGAAAGCGGAGCTCAAATTGACCCTTGGGAAGATCCGGGCTTTGAAGTTTATCACACAACGGATAGATATGGATTCATACA CGACAAGCGGTTACCACAGAAAGTGGATCCGAACGAAGTTAAATTACGGCACGTTGAAATggagaggataaaaaaatggataaaaatgcTACGCCAATGGGAAAGTCCCGCAACTGTCGACAAATTACGCCGTAGGATATACAAGGGCATTCCAAATAGTCTCAGAGGTCAAGTATGGATTAAACTTCTTGGTGTTCAAAATCTGAAGCAGCAGCATGCCGGAAAATATGACGAGATGCTCCAGCTCGCTCGCCAGTGGTCCACAGAAATAAGACAAATTGATGCTGACGTCGCTAGACAGTACAGAGACCATATCAATTacag ggAAAGATATAGCATTACACAAAGATCCATGTTCTACGTCTTAGCCGCTTACAGCATGTATAACATGGAGGTCGGTTACTGCCAGGGTATGTCTGTATTGGCAGGCCTTCTGCTGTTGTACATGAATGAGGAAGATGCTTTTTGGGGGCTATCTGTACTTCTTGCAGACAAAAAGTACAGCATGCATG GATTTTACGTCGATGGGTTTCCGAAGCTAAATCGGTTTATTGAACACCACGATAAGATTATGTCTAAATTTTTACCGAAGCTTAAGCGCAAGCTTGATAAATGCGGCTGCGATTCTATACTGTATGCTCTGAAATGgttctttgttatttttcaagaaaGG acTCCGGTCAGTCTTGGTCTTCGAATATGGGATGTATTTTTACTGGATGGTGACCGTATTTTGCCACCAATGGCCTACTCAGTAATGAAACTTCACAAACGTTACCTGATGCCCATGGAAAGTCTTGATGAATTTTGTGGCTACCTTCAgatgaaattggaaaaaaacttTGGTTTTGATGATGACACAGTAATCAACGCTATGGAACGCAACATGGAGGAACTAAAACGAGCTAAACTAGATTACCCCGGTCCACCTCTGCCACATGAACTACCAAGGCATCCATTTGGCATATTCAAAGAACCCTCCTTTTCCAGCAAG GTAGGGAGAAGGAGTGAAGAGTTTAGCGAAGCTCAACATGTCATGCGGGAGTCTGTGGCACAGCGTAGGGACGTTGCAAGTTCAGAGGGAACCAGAGAAAATTCAACCCCGGTTGACCCTGCTGGTTGCGGTGGCCTTGGGG GAAGCAAGTTTTCGTTTGACCCAAGCATGGATGACGGAGGCTCACCCAATGGATCGCGCCGTTCGTTAGCTGATACTTCCGTTACATCGACGGCGGATCTATCG ATGGTAGCTCGGGGAGCGGAGGCTTACCTACACCGAGAGCAACTCCTCATCAGCCAAGTCCTGACGTTGTAA
- the LOC107224553 gene encoding USP6 N-terminal-like protein isoform X1, with protein MNEEELLKRSAAERDRIFSCYDRGRESGAQIDPWEDPGFEVYHTTDRYGFIHDKRLPQKVDPNEVKLRHVEMERIKKWIKMLRQWESPATVDKLRRRIYKGIPNSLRGQVWIKLLGVQNLKQQHAGKYDEMLQLARQWSTEIRQIDADVARQYRDHINYRERYSITQRSMFYVLAAYSMYNMEVGYCQGMSVLAGLLLLYMNEEDAFWGLSVLLADKKYSMHGFYVDGFPKLNRFIEHHDKIMSKFLPKLKRKLDKCGCDSILYALKWFFVIFQERTPVSLGLRIWDVFLLDGDRILPPMAYSVMKLHKRYLMPMESLDEFCGYLQMKLEKNFGFDDDTVINAMERNMEELKRAKLDYPGPPLPHELPRHPFGIFKEPSFSSKVGRRSEEFSEAQHVMRESVAQRRDVASSEGTRENSTPVDPAGCGGLGGSKFSFDPSMDDGGSPNGSRRSLADTSVTSTADLSVFSSATRSQALDNSLDTQSNVSDGSSGSGGLPTPRATPHQPSPDVVRIYVPYTPPSPASYKDDLPRTLPRSLETNKIRIRVDPDQTPIVENLKPFTLESPELELDLK; from the exons ATGAATGAGGAAGAATTATTGAAGCGGTCAGCTGCAGAGCGGGATAGAATTTTCAGCTGCTATGACCGAGGTAGAGAAAGCGGAGCTCAAATTGACCCTTGGGAAGATCCGGGCTTTGAAGTTTATCACACAACGGATAGATATGGATTCATACA CGACAAGCGGTTACCACAGAAAGTGGATCCGAACGAAGTTAAATTACGGCACGTTGAAATggagaggataaaaaaatggataaaaatgcTACGCCAATGGGAAAGTCCCGCAACTGTCGACAAATTACGCCGTAGGATATACAAGGGCATTCCAAATAGTCTCAGAGGTCAAGTATGGATTAAACTTCTTGGTGTTCAAAATCTGAAGCAGCAGCATGCCGGAAAATATGACGAGATGCTCCAGCTCGCTCGCCAGTGGTCCACAGAAATAAGACAAATTGATGCTGACGTCGCTAGACAGTACAGAGACCATATCAATTacag ggAAAGATATAGCATTACACAAAGATCCATGTTCTACGTCTTAGCCGCTTACAGCATGTATAACATGGAGGTCGGTTACTGCCAGGGTATGTCTGTATTGGCAGGCCTTCTGCTGTTGTACATGAATGAGGAAGATGCTTTTTGGGGGCTATCTGTACTTCTTGCAGACAAAAAGTACAGCATGCATG GATTTTACGTCGATGGGTTTCCGAAGCTAAATCGGTTTATTGAACACCACGATAAGATTATGTCTAAATTTTTACCGAAGCTTAAGCGCAAGCTTGATAAATGCGGCTGCGATTCTATACTGTATGCTCTGAAATGgttctttgttatttttcaagaaaGG acTCCGGTCAGTCTTGGTCTTCGAATATGGGATGTATTTTTACTGGATGGTGACCGTATTTTGCCACCAATGGCCTACTCAGTAATGAAACTTCACAAACGTTACCTGATGCCCATGGAAAGTCTTGATGAATTTTGTGGCTACCTTCAgatgaaattggaaaaaaacttTGGTTTTGATGATGACACAGTAATCAACGCTATGGAACGCAACATGGAGGAACTAAAACGAGCTAAACTAGATTACCCCGGTCCACCTCTGCCACATGAACTACCAAGGCATCCATTTGGCATATTCAAAGAACCCTCCTTTTCCAGCAAG GTAGGGAGAAGGAGTGAAGAGTTTAGCGAAGCTCAACATGTCATGCGGGAGTCTGTGGCACAGCGTAGGGACGTTGCAAGTTCAGAGGGAACCAGAGAAAATTCAACCCCGGTTGACCCTGCTGGTTGCGGTGGCCTTGGGG GAAGCAAGTTTTCGTTTGACCCAAGCATGGATGACGGAGGCTCACCCAATGGATCGCGCCGTTCGTTAGCTGATACTTCCGTTACATCGACGGCGGATCTATCGGTATTCAGTTCGGCAACTCGCTCCCAAGCCCTAGATAATAGCCTCGATACTCAGAGCAACGTTTCAGATGGTAGCTCGGGGAGCGGAGGCTTACCTACACCGAGAGCAACTCCTCATCAGCCAAGTCCTGACGTTGTAAGAATCTATGTACCGTATACACCTCCATCCCCAGCTTCGTACAAAGATGATCTTCCTCGTACGCTGCCTCGATCGTTAGAAACTAATAAAATTCGTATACGTGTTGATCCTGATCAAACGCCTATagttgaaaatctgaaacccTTTACTTTGGAAAGTCCAGAACTTGAGCTGGACTTGAAGTAA